One Deinococcus planocerae DNA window includes the following coding sequences:
- a CDS encoding transglutaminase-like domain-containing protein — MAQLDAQNDPATAPIEQPLLIRAGFSLTFDVKYPTPMLFVVQPQHRLGATGTRQRLLGERPIGAAQDIHTYTDTHGNLIWRTLAQPGEFVIGHDLIAEVTRRPDPVLPALRKHLVEELPDETITYLLPSRYVDSDLISGEAWERFGHIQGGWAQVQAISDFLQDECVYGYGSNSTTTAKQAFDSKRAVCRDFAHMGVAFCRALNIPARYVCGYLPDIDFDSGGVPMDFHAWFEAFLDGEWRTFDARHNQPRIGRVLIAQGRDASDVAFTTTFGNARLTRMLVWADEARPGETLDDEPAPRAG; from the coding sequence AATGACCCTGCCACCGCCCCCATCGAGCAGCCTCTCCTGATCCGCGCCGGTTTTTCCCTGACGTTCGACGTGAAGTACCCCACGCCGATGCTCTTTGTGGTGCAGCCCCAGCACCGCCTGGGAGCGACGGGCACCCGCCAGCGCCTCCTGGGTGAGCGGCCCATCGGTGCGGCGCAGGATATCCACACCTACACCGACACGCACGGCAACCTGATCTGGCGCACGCTCGCCCAGCCCGGCGAGTTCGTGATCGGCCACGACCTGATCGCAGAGGTGACCCGCCGCCCCGACCCGGTGTTGCCTGCTCTGCGCAAGCACCTCGTCGAGGAGTTGCCCGACGAGACGATCACCTACCTGCTGCCGAGCCGCTACGTGGACAGCGACCTGATCAGCGGCGAGGCGTGGGAGAGGTTCGGGCACATCCAGGGCGGGTGGGCGCAGGTGCAGGCGATCAGCGACTTCTTGCAAGACGAGTGCGTGTACGGCTACGGCAGCAACTCGACCACCACCGCCAAGCAGGCCTTCGACAGCAAGCGCGCCGTGTGCCGCGACTTCGCCCACATGGGCGTGGCCTTTTGCCGGGCGCTGAACATCCCCGCCCGCTACGTGTGCGGCTACCTCCCCGACATCGACTTCGACTCGGGCGGCGTGCCGATGGACTTCCACGCCTGGTTCGAGGCCTTCCTGGACGGCGAGTGGCGCACCTTCGACGCCCGCCACAACCAGCCGCGCATCGGGCGGGTCCTGATCGCCCAGGGCCGCGACGCCAGCGACGTGGCCTTTACCACCACCTTCGGCAACGCCCGCCTCACCCGCATGCTGGTCTGGGCCGACGAGGCCCGCCCCGGCGAGACGCTCGACGACGAGCCCGCGCCGCGCGCCGGTTGA